A genomic region of Kribbella sp. NBC_00382 contains the following coding sequences:
- a CDS encoding peptidylprolyl isomerase has translation MSRKTHEHQLAQRKAQRLAERQAERAKQRRMLGVTIGAIIAVVVVIGGVVVAVAQNSGSDTPAAADSPSATPSDPAAQTTAGAENKPKSIPTALAPAPKRATPLAAEVDCSYTKSAEPASKKVDPPANGKVKASGTKPVTLATSVGDLHLNLDSALAPCTVKSFLSLVGQKYFDNTSCHRLTVGDGLQVLQCGDPTGSGSGGPGYSFKDEVYPTLKYGRGILAMANSGPNTNGSQFFIVYGTAELPPQYTAFGTLDKASLEIIDKVAKAGVIPQGGPTDGKPATEVKIKTATAAA, from the coding sequence ATGTCCAGGAAGACCCACGAGCATCAGCTGGCTCAGCGCAAGGCACAGCGGTTGGCCGAGCGGCAGGCTGAACGGGCCAAGCAGCGACGGATGCTGGGGGTCACGATCGGCGCGATCATCGCGGTGGTCGTGGTGATCGGCGGCGTCGTCGTGGCGGTCGCCCAGAACTCCGGCAGCGACACCCCGGCGGCGGCCGACTCACCCTCGGCCACCCCCTCCGATCCGGCCGCGCAGACGACGGCCGGAGCGGAGAACAAGCCGAAGTCGATCCCAACCGCACTGGCGCCCGCGCCGAAGCGGGCCACTCCGCTCGCGGCGGAGGTGGACTGCAGCTACACGAAGTCCGCCGAGCCGGCCAGCAAGAAGGTCGACCCGCCCGCCAACGGCAAGGTCAAGGCCAGCGGCACCAAGCCCGTCACGCTGGCCACCTCGGTCGGTGACCTGCACCTGAACCTGGACAGCGCCCTGGCGCCCTGCACGGTGAAGAGCTTCCTCAGCCTGGTCGGCCAGAAGTACTTCGACAACACCTCCTGCCACCGGCTCACCGTCGGCGACGGCCTGCAGGTGCTGCAGTGCGGCGACCCGACCGGCAGCGGCAGCGGCGGCCCCGGCTACAGCTTCAAGGACGAGGTGTACCCCACGCTCAAGTACGGCCGTGGCATCCTCGCGATGGCCAACTCGGGCCCGAACACCAACGGCAGCCAGTTCTTCATCGTGTACGGCACCGCCGAACTGCCGCCGCAGTACACCGCCTTCGGCACGCTCGACAAGGCGAGCCTGGAGATCATCGACAAGGTGGCCAAGGCCGGCGTGATCCCCCAGGGCGGGCCTACCGATGGCAAGCCCGCCACTGAGGTCAAGATCAAGACGGCTACGGCGGCCGCCTAA